GGCTGTTTGAGCCAATGCTACAAGATAAAGGGCTGCAGTTAAAGCTGCAGCTTCCAGATAAACCTTTCCGGGTCTATTTAGACCGCAACGGAGTGCACCGCGTTGTACTGAACTTGGTCTCCAATGCCGTAAAGTTTACCGATCAGGGCGAGATAACCATTACGCTTCGCGTAAAAGATGAATGGCTCTGCCTTGAGGTCAGCGATACCGGGATTGGAATTGATCCCAACTTTTTGCCGCACATCTTTGAAGAATTCCGCCAAGAAAGCGATGGGCTCACGCGCACGCATCAAGGTAGTGGGCTGGGACTGGCCATTACGCGTCGCTTGGTAGAAATGATGGATGGACGCATTGAGGTGCATAGCGTTAAAGGCCAAGGCAGCCGGTTTACGGTTTGGTTGCCTTTCCAGCTTTCGCAAAAAGCTTCCTCCCCTGCGGCTTTAGCAGATGGAGCCTCGCCGAACCAAGGGCGTTGACGTTTTGCTTGAATGCACTGATTACGTAAGGGCTATGAATCCAGAACTTGCCCAATTGCGTCGCGAATATGCCCGCCAGGCACTCGACGAAGCGCAACTGCCAGACGATCCGCTGACGTTGTTTCAGCAGTGGTTTAAGGAAGCGTTACAAGCAGAGGTGGCCGATCCCAATGCCATGGTACTGGCTACCGCCGATATTTCTGGGCGTCCTTCGGCGCGGGTGATGTTGCTGAAAGATTGCGATACCCAAGGCTTTGTGTTTTTTACAAATTATGAAAGCCGCAAGGGCCACGAACTTACCGAGAATCCTTGGGCTGCGCTGGTGTTTTGGTGGGCGGCTTTGGAGCGCCAGGTACGTGTCGAAGGACGCGTCGAAAAGGTTTCGGCCGAGGAGTCGGATGCCTACTTTCAAACGCGTCCGCGCGAAAGCCAGCTAGGTGCTTGGGCTTCGCCTCAAAGCCAAGTGATTCCCGATCGGGCGACGCTTGAGCATCGCGTGGCTGAGCTTATGGCCCGTTTCAATGGGCAAGAGGTGCCGCGTCCCCCTTACTGGGGAGGTTTCCGGTTAATTCCCGAGGTGATTGAGTTTTGGCAGGGACGGCCTGGCCGGCTACATGACCGGATTCGCTACCGGCGGACGCCACAGGGTTGGGTGAAAGACCGTCTGGCCCCTTAACCTCAGGGGATGCGGAGTTGTCGATCAGTAAGGTGCTCCACTTCGGCACGTTCCACAATGTGCCAATGCGGGGCGCTCAGCCTGCCGCTGCTGGTGCGGCTAAAAGTAGCCCGTAGAAACAGTTCTTTCGCCGAAGGTTGGGCTCCCTTGAAACTGAAAGCACCCCAGTGAAAGATCCAGTAAGCCTGGGTAGGGTCAACGCCTAAGCGGCGGCCAACGTGCTCAGCCAGATAGCGAGCGTCGGCTACCGTTGAAGGTCCAGGGTTTTCGGCGAGCTCCCTTAGGACGACCACGTAGGCGCGTTCGGCACGGGGTGCGGTTCGATAGAGCTGTACGCGACAGCGCCCTTCGGCTTGATACCCTTGCCAGACCCACAGCGTGTCGATCAACGGTTGGGCGTTTATCGGGGCGACCCAAAGCAGCCCAATGGTCAAGGCCATAAGCTGAATAGCGCGAGACATCAATGGATACAAATTGTCCCTAATCCCTAAAAAGGACACGCAAAAATGGCCTATGTAACCCTTATTGATCCAGAAACCCTAGCGGCCCATTTGGATGACCCCGCTTGGGTAGTGGTGGATTGCCGTTTTTCGTTAACCGATCCAACTTATGGCCGTCGCGCTTATGTACAAGCGCATATACCTGGGGCCGTGTATGCGCACTTAGAAGAAGATCTTTCAGGG
This Rhodothermus bifroesti DNA region includes the following protein-coding sequences:
- the pdxH gene encoding pyridoxamine 5'-phosphate oxidase, whose protein sequence is MNPELAQLRREYARQALDEAQLPDDPLTLFQQWFKEALQAEVADPNAMVLATADISGRPSARVMLLKDCDTQGFVFFTNYESRKGHELTENPWAALVFWWAALERQVRVEGRVEKVSAEESDAYFQTRPRESQLGAWASPQSQVIPDRATLEHRVAELMARFNGQEVPRPPYWGGFRLIPEVIEFWQGRPGRLHDRIRYRRTPQGWVKDRLAP